In one Pseudomonas sp. Bout1 genomic region, the following are encoded:
- a CDS encoding YbaN family protein, with protein sequence MGNRSVITRYVLLAIGWLSVALGVIGIFLPVLPTTPFLLLAAACFARSSPRFYQWLVEHPRLGPWIRDYLDGNGIPLKGKVYAIGLMWVSIGFSCYLVPLIWARGFMLTSAVLVTVYILRQKTLAKR encoded by the coding sequence ATGGGCAACCGCTCTGTGATCACGCGTTACGTTCTGCTGGCCATCGGCTGGTTGAGCGTGGCGCTCGGGGTGATCGGCATTTTCCTGCCGGTGCTGCCCACCACGCCCTTCCTTCTGCTGGCTGCCGCCTGCTTTGCCCGTAGCTCCCCGCGCTTCTACCAATGGCTGGTGGAACACCCGCGCCTGGGGCCGTGGATCCGTGACTATCTGGATGGCAACGGGATTCCGCTCAAGGGCAAGGTGTATGCCATTGGGTTGATGTGGGTGAGTATCGGGTTTTCCTGCTACCTGGTGCCGCTGATTTGGGCGCGCGGGTTCATGCTGACCAGTGCGGTGTTGGTGACGGTGTATATTTTGCGGCAGAAGACATTGGCCAAGCGTTGA
- a CDS encoding HAD-IA family hydrolase: MNAPRTAVPIKAVIFDMDGLLLDTEGIYTEVTQIIAERYGRTYDWGIKQHIIGRGAQDLADYVVKALDLPITPAEFLVIREPLMSERFPKALGMPGAEALVRHLKAHNIPIAVGTSSSRNSFGHKTTLHREWFGLFDTIVTADDPEVGAAKPAPDIFLTAARRLGVAPQDCLVFEDSPFGVTAAKAAHMTAIAVPDEAMADSKYHHADQIIRKLADFDLAAYGLPPMR, translated from the coding sequence ATGAATGCACCGCGTACCGCTGTCCCGATCAAGGCTGTTATTTTCGATATGGACGGGTTGTTGCTGGATACAGAAGGCATCTACACCGAAGTCACGCAGATCATCGCCGAACGCTACGGCCGCACCTATGACTGGGGGATCAAGCAGCACATCATTGGGCGTGGCGCCCAGGACCTGGCCGACTACGTGGTCAAGGCGCTGGACCTGCCGATTACCCCCGCAGAATTTTTGGTGATCCGCGAGCCGCTGATGAGCGAGCGTTTCCCCAAGGCCCTGGGTATGCCGGGCGCTGAAGCGCTGGTGCGGCACTTGAAGGCGCATAACATTCCGATTGCCGTAGGCACCAGTTCGTCGCGCAACTCGTTTGGCCACAAGACCACGTTGCACCGTGAGTGGTTTGGGTTGTTCGACACCATCGTCACGGCAGATGACCCGGAAGTAGGGGCGGCAAAGCCTGCTCCGGATATCTTCCTCACGGCGGCGCGCCGTTTGGGTGTGGCGCCGCAAGACTGCCTGGTGTTTGAGGATTCGCCGTTTGGCGTGACCGCGGCCAAAGCTGCGCACATGACCGCGATTGCCGTGCCGGATGAGGCGATGGCGGACAGCAAGTATCACCATGCCGACCAGATTATTCGCAAGTTGGCGGATTTTGATCTGGCGGCGTATGGCTTGCCGCCGATGCGCTAA
- a CDS encoding sigma-70 family RNA polymerase sigma factor, with product MTDNAARLQLYLDHRPALINYAKVVVGERARAEDVVQDAFLRFCASGDDAVEQPVAYLYRIVRNLALDAVRRQATEKRQQQMPPQWMRPGGELSPEQRVVHGDDASRIAAALAGLPEQMRVAVEMHRLGGFTLQQTADHLNISLSTAHRLVKDAIVHLASSVATHIEHSKERPYA from the coding sequence GTGACTGACAATGCCGCCAGGCTGCAACTCTACCTCGACCACCGCCCCGCACTGATCAACTACGCCAAGGTTGTGGTGGGCGAGCGTGCGCGCGCCGAAGACGTGGTGCAGGACGCGTTTTTGCGCTTCTGCGCCAGCGGCGATGACGCCGTGGAACAACCGGTGGCGTACCTGTACCGCATCGTGCGCAACCTGGCACTGGACGCAGTGCGCCGCCAGGCCACGGAAAAACGCCAGCAGCAAATGCCGCCCCAGTGGATGCGCCCGGGCGGGGAACTGTCGCCAGAGCAGCGGGTGGTCCACGGGGATGACGCCAGTCGTATCGCGGCCGCCCTGGCGGGTTTGCCCGAGCAAATGCGCGTGGCCGTGGAGATGCATCGCCTGGGCGGCTTCACGTTGCAGCAAACCGCCGATCATCTCAATATCTCGCTTTCTACCGCCCATCGCCTGGTCAAGGACGCCATCGTTCACCTGGCCTCCAGTGTCGCCACTCACATCGAGCACAGTAAGGAACGCCCATATGCATGA
- a CDS encoding FecR family protein, protein MHDAHLPRYVSAQSLEDAGQWLLDLQTHPERFEDFDRWLHSDDEHFEAWARVNRVWDTVGKQPATTKRHWPRRTRLPLLAAACVSAMAVCAALVLSPGWRADYSTSTAQTREVILSDGSRLTLAPQSAVNVSFNDRQREVMLVQGEVFFEVVHDARKPFEVRSEDAVIRVLGTAFDVARRSSGLSVEVRDGTVGVNGQYRLAAGQRVWIDRQSGLGTQSAVTPTEVAGWVNGSQFFENASVAQVVEQLDRYQPGWIVIQDPALANKRVTGLYDMRDTQRALQALVAPIGGEVRQYSALLTVIGSKKPTAEK, encoded by the coding sequence ATGCATGACGCTCACCTGCCTCGGTACGTCTCGGCACAGAGCCTGGAAGACGCCGGCCAGTGGCTGCTGGACCTGCAAACCCATCCCGAACGCTTCGAAGATTTCGACCGCTGGCTGCACAGTGACGATGAGCATTTCGAGGCCTGGGCCCGGGTCAATCGCGTGTGGGACACCGTGGGCAAGCAACCGGCCACGACGAAACGCCACTGGCCGCGACGCACGCGCCTGCCTCTTCTCGCCGCCGCGTGTGTCAGCGCAATGGCCGTGTGCGCGGCCCTGGTATTGAGCCCGGGCTGGCGCGCCGACTACAGCACCAGCACCGCACAAACCCGGGAAGTCATCCTCAGCGATGGCAGCCGCTTGACCCTGGCGCCGCAAAGCGCGGTCAACGTGAGCTTCAACGACCGTCAGCGCGAGGTCATGCTGGTGCAGGGCGAGGTGTTTTTCGAGGTAGTCCACGACGCCAGGAAGCCCTTTGAAGTACGCAGCGAAGACGCTGTGATCCGCGTACTCGGCACCGCCTTCGACGTCGCCCGCCGCAGCAGTGGCCTCAGTGTGGAAGTTCGCGACGGCACCGTAGGCGTCAATGGCCAGTACCGCTTGGCTGCCGGGCAACGCGTGTGGATCGACCGCCAAAGCGGCCTCGGCACGCAGTCCGCGGTAACACCAACCGAAGTTGCCGGATGGGTCAACGGCTCACAGTTCTTTGAAAACGCCAGCGTGGCGCAGGTGGTGGAGCAACTGGACCGCTATCAACCCGGCTGGATCGTGATCCAGGATCCGGCCCTGGCAAACAAACGCGTCACCGGACTCTACGACATGCGCGACACCCAGCGAGCCTTGCAAGCGCTGGTCGCGCCGATCGGTGGCGAAGTGCGCCAGTACTCCGCATTGCTCACGGTGATTGGCAGCAAAAAACCCACTGCTGAAAAATAA
- a CDS encoding TonB-dependent receptor: MGYRSPAALAILCVAINSAIFQPTQAVAAEPAMAPGDQATRFFDIPAQPLTTALGAFARQANLQLGLEAGLVDGLQAQALRGNFTQEQALQRLLGEAQVSWKIDGQRSLILSRRSQATAAPGDLDESEMLGPVTIKGGETSRLIGDAAQVYTKAGSSVYISGETINRFRGSSPADILKGVPGVQTGDSRNGGALDVNIRGIQGQSRVPVTVDGSQQAIDAYRGYSGMQQRSYIDPDLISSITVDKGPSMGADAAGAIGGMVKMKTLQPKDILKDGETYGLRLKGDISSNSVERPTEYKSTPHHGSNGLTDPDSHSGSVAFASTSDVVDFVAAYSQRANGNYYAGKKGFKGYQVFQQVRRYDPKTRKYIYVTQEANSAAKFFKPDSEVFNTSSDTESVLLKTIIKPSPDQALELTYRYTDGEYGEVMPSQVIRNTSGSVPQWQPGTMRINAYTARYTFKPEDNPLIDFSANAWTTKAQSEAFNGLVTVTPLYGHDDDADPLGETYQDALRNRTKDKRWGVDLNNTSRFDTRAGKLAWSYGGSYQEENLGPDDNSPVLQSDLEKNRFIRSGERQEGSLVSSLEWKPVTALTITAGGRYSEFSSKDHNRKAKAATFDADRNPTSYTYAAPIERDDHAFAPSFGAKLNVTDNSFIYLNYNQGVRMPSLFESTLGLFTAAVPGDHLKPERSKNWEFGASTLKNGLLVEGDTAAAKLAYFNNKIENYITRDYTDIFAGNLQNVDSFTVKGIEVQTSYDMGRVFTDVSATYYLNAKTCAPDIAKKLREEDDPNTPNCVDGGFPGSYTNTQNPPKYSINTTLGSRWFDNSLVLGGRMVYNSAPTAKLNKPWNDGITTNQMYYRKSAIFDLFASYEIVKGTQLDFSVQNLTNVYYLDPLAQSFMPAPGRTLRTGLTVKF, from the coding sequence ATGGGTTACCGATCACCTGCCGCACTGGCAATCTTGTGCGTAGCCATCAACAGCGCGATATTTCAGCCAACCCAGGCAGTGGCGGCAGAGCCTGCGATGGCGCCCGGTGATCAGGCCACCCGTTTCTTTGACATTCCCGCCCAACCGCTGACGACTGCGCTGGGCGCTTTCGCACGCCAGGCCAACCTGCAACTGGGGCTGGAAGCCGGGCTGGTGGACGGCCTGCAAGCCCAGGCATTGCGTGGCAACTTCACCCAGGAGCAAGCCCTGCAACGGCTGCTGGGCGAGGCGCAGGTCAGCTGGAAAATCGACGGCCAGCGCAGCCTGATCCTCAGCCGTCGCAGCCAGGCCACCGCAGCTCCAGGCGACCTCGACGAATCGGAAATGCTCGGCCCCGTCACCATCAAGGGCGGCGAGACCAGTCGTTTGATCGGCGACGCAGCGCAGGTCTACACCAAGGCCGGCTCCAGCGTGTACATCTCCGGCGAAACCATCAACCGCTTTCGCGGCTCCTCCCCCGCCGACATCCTCAAGGGCGTGCCCGGCGTGCAAACCGGTGACAGTCGCAACGGTGGCGCCCTCGACGTCAATATCCGTGGCATCCAGGGCCAAAGCCGGGTGCCGGTGACCGTCGACGGCAGCCAGCAGGCAATTGATGCCTACCGGGGCTACAGCGGCATGCAGCAACGCAGCTACATCGACCCGGACCTGATCAGCTCCATTACCGTCGACAAGGGCCCAAGCATGGGTGCCGACGCAGCCGGTGCGATTGGCGGCATGGTCAAGATGAAAACCCTGCAACCCAAAGACATTCTCAAGGACGGCGAAACTTACGGCTTACGCCTCAAGGGCGACATCTCGAGTAACAGCGTCGAGCGACCCACCGAATACAAATCCACGCCCCACCATGGCAGTAACGGGCTGACCGATCCTGACTCGCATTCCGGCAGCGTCGCGTTCGCCAGCACCAGTGACGTCGTGGATTTTGTTGCCGCCTATTCCCAACGTGCGAACGGCAACTACTACGCTGGCAAAAAGGGCTTCAAGGGCTATCAAGTGTTTCAGCAGGTGCGCCGGTACGACCCAAAAACCCGCAAGTACATTTATGTCACCCAGGAAGCCAACAGCGCGGCCAAGTTCTTCAAGCCAGACAGCGAAGTGTTCAACACCTCCAGCGACACCGAATCGGTGCTGCTGAAGACCATCATCAAGCCATCCCCAGACCAGGCGCTGGAACTGACCTACCGCTACACCGATGGCGAATATGGCGAGGTGATGCCCTCGCAGGTGATCCGCAACACCTCCGGCAGCGTACCGCAATGGCAGCCCGGCACCATGCGCATCAACGCCTACACCGCGCGTTATACCTTCAAGCCCGAAGACAACCCGTTGATTGATTTCAGTGCCAACGCCTGGACCACCAAGGCCCAAAGCGAAGCGTTCAACGGCCTGGTCACGGTGACTCCGCTGTATGGCCATGACGATGACGCCGACCCGCTCGGTGAAACCTACCAGGACGCTTTGCGTAACCGCACCAAAGACAAGCGCTGGGGCGTGGACCTGAACAACACCTCGCGCTTCGACACCCGGGCGGGCAAGTTAGCCTGGTCCTATGGCGGCTCCTACCAGGAAGAAAACCTCGGCCCCGATGACAACTCACCGGTGTTGCAATCGGACCTGGAAAAAAACCGCTTCATCCGCAGCGGCGAGCGCCAGGAAGGCAGCCTGGTGAGCTCCCTGGAATGGAAACCGGTCACGGCCCTGACCATCACCGCCGGTGGCCGCTACAGCGAATTCAGCAGCAAGGACCACAACCGCAAGGCCAAGGCGGCCACCTTCGATGCGGACCGCAACCCCACCAGCTACACCTATGCCGCCCCTATCGAACGGGACGATCATGCCTTTGCGCCGTCATTCGGGGCCAAGCTGAACGTCACCGACAACAGCTTCATCTACCTCAACTACAACCAGGGCGTGCGCATGCCGAGCCTGTTCGAGTCCACCCTGGGCTTGTTCACCGCTGCCGTGCCTGGCGACCACCTCAAGCCCGAGCGCAGCAAAAACTGGGAGTTCGGCGCCAGCACCCTGAAAAACGGCCTGCTGGTGGAAGGCGATACCGCCGCCGCCAAACTCGCCTACTTCAACAACAAGATCGAAAACTACATCACCCGTGACTACACCGACATCTTTGCCGGCAACCTGCAGAACGTCGACAGCTTCACGGTCAAGGGCATCGAGGTGCAAACCAGCTACGACATGGGCCGGGTATTCACCGACGTCTCCGCCACCTACTACCTGAACGCCAAGACCTGCGCCCCGGACATCGCGAAAAAGCTTCGCGAAGAGGATGACCCCAACACCCCCAACTGCGTCGACGGCGGCTTCCCGGGCTCCTACACCAACACCCAGAACCCACCCAAATATTCGATCAACACCACCCTGGGCAGCCGCTGGTTCGACAATAGTCTGGTGCTGGGCGGGCGCATGGTCTACAACAGCGCGCCCACCGCCAAGCTCAACAAACCCTGGAACGACGGCATCACCACCAACCAGATGTACTACCGCAAATCCGCGATCTTCGACCTGTTCGCCAGCTATGAAATTGTCAAAGGCACCCAACTGGATTTCTCGGTACAAAACCTCACCAACGTGTACTACCTCGACCCACTGGCACAGAGCTTTATGCCCGCACCGGGGCGAACATTGCGTACGGGGCTGACGGTAAAGTTCTGA
- a CDS encoding energy transducer TonB — MTHDYLNPPRKTLWSVATLITLGSYAGITAWLLYSPTVSVAEAAPAAMIIELAAAPVAQAVEDDLQVAPDKVVQKQLNTPSEKPPKEVVKKVIPAKKPSPAKQATSPLKDTAQGSYSSAPEHARDFEAAPEKHEEQPAPSATTAPPKLDAQTADTTAANQSSRGNADPALKLQWEAQLLAHLERFKRYPQNARDRGDRGVAYLRFEIDSNGKVLSTSVVRSAGFAELDAATLDMISRASPVPRPPEGSKLRFTVPVVFAK; from the coding sequence ATGACCCACGACTACCTGAACCCGCCCCGCAAAACGTTGTGGAGCGTGGCAACACTGATCACCCTGGGCAGCTACGCGGGCATCACCGCGTGGCTGCTTTACTCGCCCACGGTGTCGGTGGCCGAGGCCGCGCCGGCAGCCATGATCATCGAACTGGCCGCCGCGCCCGTGGCGCAAGCCGTGGAGGATGACCTGCAAGTCGCGCCGGACAAAGTGGTGCAGAAACAGCTGAATACGCCGTCGGAAAAACCGCCGAAAGAAGTGGTGAAAAAGGTCATACCGGCAAAGAAACCGAGCCCGGCCAAGCAGGCCACATCGCCTCTCAAGGACACGGCCCAAGGCAGCTATTCATCGGCGCCGGAACACGCTCGGGATTTTGAAGCAGCGCCAGAGAAACACGAGGAACAACCGGCGCCGTCGGCCACTACCGCCCCACCCAAGCTCGATGCGCAAACCGCTGACACCACGGCGGCAAACCAGTCGTCTCGTGGCAATGCCGACCCGGCGCTGAAGCTGCAATGGGAAGCGCAATTGCTGGCGCATCTGGAGCGATTCAAACGTTACCCGCAAAACGCGCGTGACCGTGGCGACCGGGGCGTGGCGTATCTGCGGTTTGAAATTGACAGCAACGGGAAAGTGTTGAGCACGAGCGTGGTTCGCTCGGCAGGTTTTGCCGAGCTGGACGCCGCGACGCTGGACATGATCAGCCGGGCCTCCCCGGTACCGCGCCCGCCGGAGGGCAGCAAGCTGCGGTTTACAGTGCCGGTGGTGTTTGCCAAATAA
- a CDS encoding type II toxin-antitoxin system RelE/ParE family toxin, translating to MNSILWTRKAVKQLLRLHSHHQRQVRDAVSALEYMPDVANVKALVNYSKGYRLRAGNYRVLFDWDGKIHVISIQEVKKRDERTY from the coding sequence ATGAACTCAATCCTTTGGACCCGTAAAGCAGTGAAGCAGTTATTACGCTTGCATTCACACCATCAAAGGCAAGTTCGCGATGCAGTGTCTGCTCTCGAATACATGCCTGATGTCGCCAACGTCAAAGCGCTGGTGAACTACAGCAAGGGTTATCGATTGCGCGCAGGCAACTATCGAGTACTTTTCGACTGGGACGGGAAAATCCATGTGATCAGCATTCAAGAGGTAAAGAAACGTGACGAACGTACCTACTGA
- a CDS encoding helix-turn-helix domain-containing protein, with protein MTNVPTDIQIINDLEGNPAFVVIPYEQYLAQQNHQDLIPHAVVSRIVEGATPIRAWREHLNLTQEEVAKRLGISQPAYAQQEAVNKPRRATREKIAKAFGINADQLEL; from the coding sequence GTGACGAACGTACCTACTGACATACAAATCATTAACGACCTCGAGGGGAACCCTGCCTTTGTGGTGATCCCTTATGAGCAATACTTGGCTCAACAGAACCACCAAGATCTCATTCCACATGCGGTCGTCAGCCGTATCGTAGAGGGTGCCACGCCCATCCGGGCCTGGCGCGAGCACCTCAACCTGACACAAGAGGAAGTAGCCAAACGCCTTGGCATTTCCCAACCGGCGTATGCCCAGCAGGAGGCGGTCAACAAACCTCGTAGGGCGACACGGGAAAAGATTGCAAAGGCATTCGGCATCAACGCAGATCAGTTGGAACTATAA
- a CDS encoding oxidoreductase, with translation MTTSTAKPVWFITGCSTGFGRQLALHTLSLGYPTVVTARNPQQVQDIVAGHEDNALVLTLDVTDQAQVEAAVKAAEARFGHIDVLVNNAGVGYFGSFEESDLDDVRNMFEINVWGLSAMTRAALPGMRARRSGSIVNISSVGGVAAFPSLSFYNATKFAVEGLSEALSQEVAPLGIKVLLVEPGPFRTDWAGRSANEAAHGIADYKETAVARANMVRNYSGKQPGDPVRAAIAIVKAVEAEQPPLRLLLGKAALTFARTKVKALSADFDAWAEVTEGADFPE, from the coding sequence ATGACGACTTCCACCGCAAAACCCGTCTGGTTCATCACGGGCTGCTCCACCGGTTTCGGCCGCCAGTTGGCGTTGCACACCCTGAGCCTTGGCTACCCGACCGTGGTGACCGCGCGTAATCCGCAACAGGTGCAGGACATCGTCGCCGGTCACGAAGACAACGCCCTGGTCCTGACGCTGGACGTTACCGACCAGGCCCAGGTCGAGGCGGCTGTCAAAGCGGCTGAAGCGCGTTTCGGCCATATCGACGTACTGGTCAACAACGCCGGCGTTGGCTACTTCGGCTCCTTCGAAGAAAGCGATCTGGATGATGTGCGCAACATGTTCGAAATCAACGTATGGGGCCTGAGCGCCATGACCCGTGCGGCCTTGCCCGGCATGCGTGCTCGGCGCTCCGGCAGCATCGTGAACATCTCCTCGGTGGGTGGCGTGGCGGCATTCCCGTCGTTGAGTTTCTACAATGCGACCAAGTTTGCGGTGGAGGGCCTTTCCGAGGCGCTGTCCCAGGAAGTCGCGCCGTTGGGCATCAAGGTATTGCTGGTCGAGCCGGGTCCGTTCCGCACCGACTGGGCCGGGCGTTCGGCCAACGAGGCGGCTCACGGGATTGCCGACTACAAGGAAACGGCGGTGGCCCGGGCCAACATGGTCCGCAACTACAGCGGCAAGCAGCCGGGTGACCCGGTGCGCGCGGCGATTGCCATCGTCAAGGCCGTGGAGGCGGAGCAGCCGCCATTGCGCCTGTTGTTGGGCAAGGCTGCGTTGACCTTTGCGCGGACCAAGGTGAAGGCGTTGAGTGCGGATTTTGATGCGTGGGCTGAAGTAACTGAGGGGGCGGATTTTCCTGAGTAA
- a CDS encoding LysR family transcriptional regulator: MDTPDFQQLRLFLQVARSKSFTQAADASSLSVSTVSHRVRALEKQLGVQLLNRTTRSVSVTEAGEQLIEKIAPLLEELQTSLHSVAAATVDASGTLRLNIPSTASRMVLQPLLQRFLRKYPGINLEVAVDNSLVDIVAQGFDAGIRYDHVLAEDMVVVPVATQLRFVIVATPEYLKGRKLPTHPHDLLEHECVNYRSAQTGSLHRWDFEKAGKQMRVTVKGRLATNDIELMVRAALDGFGFAYVARSSVEQYLQRGELVEVLDDWIAHSALYLYYFNRTNTPKKLRVFIEFLKEEFGT; the protein is encoded by the coding sequence ATGGACACGCCCGATTTCCAGCAATTACGCCTGTTTTTGCAGGTCGCCCGCTCGAAAAGCTTTACCCAGGCGGCCGACGCCAGCAGCCTCTCGGTGTCAACGGTGAGCCATCGCGTGCGCGCCCTGGAGAAACAGCTGGGCGTGCAACTGCTCAACCGCACCACCCGCAGCGTCAGCGTGACCGAGGCCGGCGAGCAGTTGATCGAGAAGATCGCGCCGCTGTTGGAAGAACTGCAAACCAGCCTGCACAGCGTAGCAGCGGCCACGGTCGACGCCTCGGGCACCTTGCGCCTGAACATTCCCTCCACCGCCAGCCGAATGGTCCTGCAACCGTTGCTCCAGCGTTTCCTGCGCAAATACCCGGGCATCAACCTGGAAGTGGCCGTGGACAACAGCCTGGTGGACATCGTCGCCCAGGGTTTTGACGCGGGCATCCGCTACGACCACGTGCTGGCCGAAGACATGGTGGTGGTGCCGGTGGCGACGCAGTTGCGCTTCGTCATCGTCGCCACGCCGGAGTATTTGAAGGGGCGCAAACTGCCCACCCATCCCCACGATTTGCTGGAGCATGAGTGCGTCAACTACCGCAGTGCGCAGACCGGCTCGCTGCACCGCTGGGACTTTGAAAAAGCCGGCAAACAGATGCGGGTGACGGTAAAGGGCCGCCTGGCAACCAATGACATTGAGTTGATGGTACGAGCCGCACTGGACGGGTTCGGCTTTGCCTATGTGGCGCGCTCCAGCGTCGAGCAGTACCTGCAACGCGGTGAGTTGGTGGAGGTACTGGACGACTGGATTGCCCACAGCGCGCTGTATTTGTATTACTTCAACCGTACGAACACGCCGAAGAAACTACGGGTGTTTATCGAGTTCCTGAAAGAAGAATTCGGGACCTGA
- a CDS encoding DUF2784 domain-containing protein encodes MLYRFAADGLVLFHLTFILFVLFGGLLALKWRPVMWLHLPAAAWGVAVEVFHLPCPLTRWENLFRHLAGQDGYGGGFIEHYILALIYPAGLTPQIQLALGALVLLINIAVYVRLIKRR; translated from the coding sequence ATGCTCTACCGTTTCGCCGCCGACGGCCTGGTGCTGTTTCATTTGACGTTTATTCTGTTCGTGCTGTTTGGCGGTTTGCTCGCCCTCAAATGGCGGCCGGTGATGTGGCTGCATCTGCCTGCTGCCGCCTGGGGCGTCGCCGTTGAAGTGTTCCACCTGCCCTGCCCGCTGACGCGTTGGGAAAATCTGTTTCGCCATTTGGCCGGGCAGGATGGTTATGGCGGTGGTTTTATCGAGCATTACATCCTGGCTCTGATTTACCCGGCCGGGCTGACGCCGCAGATTCAGTTGGCGCTGGGCGCGCTGGTGCTGCTGATCAACATCGCGGTGTATGTGCGGTTGATCAAGCGCCGCTAG
- a CDS encoding DUF4337 domain-containing protein yields the protein MSEAFEVPSPHEKHVEHTTEHAHGRGDNFASRIAVMTAIMATVGAMLSYQAGSTESEAAMDKNNAAIFKTEAANQWNYYQAKSSRQNLAELATHIPGVDAKHYTDEIERYKTQKEDVRKQAEKLEATSKEWDEQSEQALHQHHRWAQAMTAIQIAISLAAITLLTRKEWLKRMAYTAGGVSVVLGGMAWLHI from the coding sequence ATGTCCGAAGCCTTCGAAGTCCCCAGCCCCCACGAAAAACACGTCGAACACACCACCGAACATGCCCACGGCCGCGGGGACAATTTCGCCAGCCGCATCGCCGTAATGACCGCCATCATGGCCACCGTCGGCGCCATGCTCAGCTATCAGGCAGGCTCTACTGAAAGCGAAGCGGCGATGGACAAAAACAACGCCGCCATCTTCAAGACCGAAGCTGCCAACCAGTGGAACTACTACCAGGCCAAATCCAGCCGGCAGAACCTCGCGGAACTGGCCACGCATATCCCAGGCGTCGACGCCAAGCACTACACCGACGAGATCGAGCGTTATAAAACCCAGAAGGAAGACGTGCGCAAACAGGCCGAAAAGCTCGAAGCCACATCGAAAGAATGGGATGAACAGTCAGAGCAGGCGCTGCACCAACATCACCGCTGGGCGCAGGCGATGACCGCGATTCAGATCGCGATTTCGTTGGCGGCGATTACGTTGCTGACAAGGAAGGAGTGGTTGAAACGCATGGCGTATACCGCCGGTGGTGTGAGTGTGGTGTTGGGCGGGATGGCGTGGTTGCATATTTGA
- a CDS encoding gamma-glutamylcyclotransferase family protein yields MERSTEFPVLLFSYGTLQDKAVQLANFGRELVGQQDAMLGYSKSWVEITDPEVLAASGKTHHPIVAPSGRNEDTVEGMVFQITEKELAAADAYEVSDYKRVSVGLASGLTAWVYVQA; encoded by the coding sequence ATGGAACGCTCGACCGAATTTCCCGTGCTGTTGTTTTCCTACGGCACGTTGCAGGACAAGGCTGTGCAGTTGGCCAACTTTGGGCGGGAGTTGGTGGGCCAGCAGGATGCGATGCTGGGGTATTCAAAAAGCTGGGTAGAAATTACCGACCCTGAGGTGTTGGCGGCCAGTGGCAAGACCCATCATCCGATCGTTGCTCCGAGCGGGCGCAATGAAGACACCGTTGAGGGGATGGTGTTTCAGATTACCGAGAAGGAGCTGGCGGCGGCGGATGCGTATGAAGTGTCGGACTACAAGCGGGTTTCGGTGGGGCTGGCTTCAGGGTTGACGGCTTGGGTGTATGTGCAGGCTTGA
- a CDS encoding DUF2442 domain-containing protein codes for MTSKLRISAVQPVAGKHAIEIEWNNGKRHTVDLTDHINTFPVLKPLQDLSLFGRVEVGEWGFDVTWGNDLELSAVTLHRLALEQSGEVMLTQDFRKWMLNNNLSLSAAAVELGFTRRTITSYSSGGALIPKHVGLACKGWEYEHKARGTRCV; via the coding sequence ATGACCAGCAAGCTTCGCATCTCTGCTGTGCAACCAGTTGCCGGCAAGCATGCCATCGAAATTGAGTGGAACAACGGCAAGCGGCATACCGTTGATCTCACTGATCACATAAATACCTTTCCGGTTCTAAAACCGCTTCAGGACTTGTCTCTATTTGGTCGGGTTGAAGTCGGTGAGTGGGGCTTTGACGTGACTTGGGGCAATGACCTTGAGTTGTCCGCCGTCACCTTACATCGTTTGGCACTGGAGCAGTCCGGCGAGGTCATGCTGACGCAGGACTTCAGAAAGTGGATGCTCAACAACAACCTGTCGCTCTCCGCCGCGGCTGTAGAGCTGGGCTTCACCCGTAGGACTATTACTTCCTACAGCAGCGGGGGCGCTCTGATTCCCAAGCATGTAGGGTTGGCGTGCAAGGGGTGGGAATACGAGCATAAGGCTCGTGGCACGCGTTGCGTTTAG
- a CDS encoding DUF4160 domain-containing protein, with product MATLHSERNWKIKIYPDDHAPPHFHVQTPDGESLVQIEGLVVLGKGAETKALKAALL from the coding sequence ATGGCTACCCTTCACAGTGAACGAAACTGGAAAATAAAAATCTATCCCGACGACCACGCGCCGCCGCACTTTCACGTGCAAACGCCAGACGGAGAGTCGTTGGTTCAGATAGAAGGGCTGGTGGTTCTCGGCAAAGGTGCCGAAACCAAGGCCTTGAAAGCTGCCCTGCTTTGA